Sequence from the Ooceraea biroi isolate clonal line C1 chromosome 2, Obir_v5.4, whole genome shotgun sequence genome:
GCCCCTCTCTGGCCAGAGAGTGTCCGGAGGTAATCACCAAGAGAAGGACGACGGAGCTGATGGCTTCTCAGAACATAGACTTCAACACCGCCAGGAGACTCGTTTCTCGGGATGCCTCTGGTGCCCCGAGAGATTCGGGAGGCGGAGGTGGAAAGAAACTCAGGGAGGCGGACTTTCCAATACTCCGTAGAGGCAGACGGCATCCCGTCGACCCGTCTGGGGTCTCTCCATCCGGAGCCGGCCCTTCTGGGGGACATCGCAGTTTCGCCAGTATCATCGGGGGACGGAGCGGTCAACTTCCTCATGCAAATCTTCCGGAGGAGATTGGAGACCTCGCTGCGGCAATATGTGAGAGACTGGTTTCAGCCGTTATGACGCTCTTCACTAAAAAAGACTTTTTAAGCGATTTCGTTTTTGCGTATAGAGGCACGATGCGTGGCGGGGGAGAGATGGTCGCCCCTTCCACATCCAGCGTTCAAAATGGATAAGGGTTTGTTCATACTACAGTGGAATTGTCAAGGCATTCAGCGTAAACAGACTGAATTAGGAAAGAGAGCAgttgaatttaatttcattttactaTCTGAACTTTGGTTAAACAATGACGAacagtttatttttaaaatttttaacacaGTTAAAAAGCGTAGACTAGACAAGAGTGGGGGAGGAGTTGCCGTCTTCGTTCGCGCAGGCCTCCACTATCAAATTTACGACGTTATATATACAGCGAATGATAAGATCGAAGCATACGGCGTTACAATTACATGGAAATCCAAACCTCTTATTTTAGTTTCAGTATACAAGACACCCAACGTTTCCGTCTCATAGGGAGTGGGTCCGGTTCTTTTCTCAATTCCCCCATGAGTTCGTGGTGGGGGGCGACTTCAATGCCCACCATCCCTTTTGGGGGGATGCTGAAGTGTGTGCCGAGGGAAGGGGACTTTTTGACGCTATGGTGGAGGGTGATCTTTACTGTCTTAACGCTGGCTCGCCGACACGATTCGCCACCCCACACTCCCGGGCCACGACGGTAGATATAACCTTATCTAATAGTGCGAGCTTTTTGGCGGCCCACTGGGAGACGGTGGACGAGTCGTGGGGAAGCAACCATTACCCCATTAGAATCGAGATAGCGGAAGCGATTCGCGAGCGCTTGAGGTTCACCGGGACTCGACGTGTGCATACAGCTAAAACAGATTGGGAGAGAGTTCGTGAGTGCTTCGAGGCACGTAGTGGCGAGCGCGAGAAGGTGATACTCGATTCTTCTTTGGACACACAAACCAAATTTGCGACGGTCTTAAGTCTGTTAAGGGATTGCGTTCAGAGTCATACCCCCCCTCCGCGAAGACGCGGCCCGGGCGCACGCACTAATACGAGAGCCAATACATGGTGGGACGACGAGTGCGAGAAGCTTCTTAGATTGCGGAGGGCAGCATTTCTGAAATATAAACAATGTTCTTCCTTTGACAATTTTATCAGTTATAAACGGGCAAACGAAATAGCGAAAGGCACTTTTAGGAGAAAGAAGAGGCAGTCCTTCTTAACATCTTATGAGTCCTTTAATAGGACTACGAACCTTCGTTACGTCTGGCAAAAGGTTAAAACTTTAAACGGTAGTCTTAATAGAAAAGAGTCAACTAACTCATATTCGTCTGCTTCAGAGGTGGTGGTTCAGCGCCAGATTGAGGATCTTTATCCCCCATGGTGCGCCCCCGGCCCTTCGGTTTTGTGCTGGATTCTTCATCGAGTGAATTCTTATTCTCTTATGAGGAAGTTGCTCAGGTTATCCGGACGGTTCCAACGAAGTCCGCTCCGGGACCGGACGGACTAGATTACCATTTTTACCAGATGCTACCCCCGTCAGCAATTTCGTACTTGCTTAACCTGTTTAATGAGATTCTATTGAAGGGCGTTTTTCCCTCGGACTGGAATAGgttcaatgttttctttatCCCTAAGAAGGAGTCGGAGAAATTCCGTCCTATCTCAATGGCTCAATGCTCTCTTAAGATTTTAGAGAGGCTTATTAATAATCGCCTGTATAGATGGTTAGAGAGACACCGTCTTCTCCCTAAAAGTCAGTTCGGATTCAGGAGTAACAGATCTTGTCAGGATAACTTGGCTATTCTCACTTCAGACGTAGAGCTTAATTGGTGTCAAGGTAGAGAGACAGGCGCGGTTTTTTTGGACATAAAAGGAGCCTACGATAACGTCCTGTGGGACATCCTTATAGAAAAGCTGAAGCGGTTAGGCGTCCCCCCATctatattcaatttatttataatctagTTTCTAAGCGGGAGATCCACTTTGTTTTCAATGGCGTTGACTGTATGCAAACTGCGAATAAAGGCCTCTCCCAGGGCTGCGTTTTGAGCCCCATTTTGTACACGATATATGTAATAGACTTAGAGGTCCAGTTGATAAATTTTCCTTTGATTAGGACTCTTCAATTCGCGGATGTTTGTTTCTATACGGCCGGTGGAAATAGGCGCGAGTTATTGCGTCAGCTGGAGGAATGTATAGAGGCGGTGGCGATATGGCTCGAGGGTCTCGGGTTAGACTTGGCTCTCCAGAAGAcacaattttgcatttttggtAAATCTATAACCGGGGTGTTGCCAGCTATCAGAATTCGGAGCTGCACGGTTCGGGCCGGTTCGCAGGTAGAATTCCTCGGGCTGACACtacagaataattaaaaatggaaCGGGCAAGTAGAGAAGGCTTGCGGTCGTAGTGCGAAGGTTCTGAAACTTATCAGTTTTTTGAGATCGACTTGGTGGGGTTCCGGTTCAGCCCTGCTGCTTCAAATTTACAGGAGTCTTTTGCGGTCGCGCTTGGATTACAGCTCTTTTCTCTGGTGTAATTTACCGCGATGCTTAGAAGTGAAAATAAGGACTCTTCAGAACCGAGCTCTTCAGACCTCCATGGGTTATAGGAAGAGCACTCCTCTTAATGTAATATGCGCGGAGGCATGCGAGCCACTTTTCAAGGACAGAGCTACTTACCTAGGGATATGTTATATAGGTAGGACATTAAGTGACCCGGAGCATGCTCTTATTCCTATCTTGGAGCGACTGCAGGAATTCCGGGATAATCCGGTGAATGTCTTGAGGCGTCAGGTTCCACTGATTAGTATTGGTTTTAACGGTTGGACCCGTTACGCTCACCTGGTGCACCCTTCGAGTGTGCCCTTGCATTGCCACTTCCCTCAGCATCTGGAGACGCTCGCTCCGAGCGTCTCATTCGAGGAGGGCGAAATTCTCAGGCGGGACGCGTGCCCATCTGGGCTATTTGGGAAGTTGTTTCCTCGGTCCGTAAATCAGACTTGTATGTTCACGGATGGCTCCAAATCGGATGGATTACCTTTCGCGGGGTATGCGGTCTTCGACGAGTCTGCTGACCGGTGTTTTCGGTACCGGACCTCGCACGGCACCACAATTTTTACTTGCGAAGCCATGGCTATCCTTAAGGTTCTCCGACTGTTTTGAGAGTCTTCGGAGCGAGAGCGTCTTCTCTTTTCTGACTCCAGAAGCGTTTTGGAATCGCTCAGCCAGTGTAGGAACAggagaaagaatagaaatcaCCTTATTTGGGAAATTCTGGACGAGATAAGTAACATTGAGCGGGAGGGGGGACAGGTTCAGTTGTACTGGATTCCGGCACACATGGGCATCTCCCCGAACGAGAGGGTGGACCGTGAGGCCAAAGAGGCAGTTTTCTCGGGAGTGGACAGTGAGTTTCTTCTCCCGAGTGGTGACTTTAGAACTCTATGGAGGAAGGATATGTATAGTGGCCTGCATGCGTGGGCGTGTGAGGTTGGTAACCAGGAGAcctactatttaaaaaattttttgtgaaCAGACGGAAACCTTGGTTCCACGGGCTTCATCTTAACAGAAGAAgtattgtatctattaataGACTTAGGGCCAATCATACGTCCCTGGCGGAGAGCTTGTGGCACCACGACATTGTTAATTCGCCAATTTGTGAATGTGCAAGGGCTCAGCAGACGACTAACCATGTGTTTTGGCAGTGTTCTTTGTTTGACCAAGAGCGTGCAGCCCTGTCTGCCGTAATTCGCAGCCAATACCGATGCGGTCCCTTGTGCGTGGAACAAGCCCTCTGCGACTCTAACCGTGTTATAGTAGACGCGATAGCAGAGTTTATTTCGACAATAACTCTGAATATTTGAGCGTGCAAAGTGCAGTGATATACGTTGTGCTGTATCTATAGTCGTTGGTTAGCACTAGTATATACAGGGTCCGCCACTTAAATCCGGAcatgaaaatgttttctcgaaaaagtcgtgtattacagaaaatatatagagatacaaataaattcttttatagtTAAGGTGAGGGATCTTTTCTGAGTTTTTTCACTCAATGTAGCCGCCCTGCGCCTCGATCACCGCCTTGATCTTGATTCAAAAGCGCGAGCACGCCGTCTGTAATTACGTCCGGTCCATTTTCGCGAATGCCGCTTCAATAGCGGCCTGGAGGGAGGCCACGTTGGGGTGTCTGGTTTTGTTAGTAACCCTCTCGACTACGCCCCACACGTAGTAGTCGAGAGGATTCAGGTCGGGACTATTGGAAGGCCAGAAATCCTTCGACCAAAACATATCGACATTGTCGGAGAGCCAGTTTTGCACTAAATGACTCGTGTGAGCGGGTGCGTAGTCTTGTTGAAATATGTACGGCCTCCCAGAGGCCACAGTTTCCATCCACCCCCAAGACGGCCGCCAATTTTGTGAGTGAGGTCCCTGGATCTTTCGAAATGAGGTCTTGTGCTTTTCGAATGAGTTCCGGAGTCCGTATCGCCTTCTCCCTTACGTGTATCTTTCTCGCCGGAGTGCCGGAATCCACCTCGGACTCCTCTGAGGCCGCATACCTCTGGACAATGTCATAAACCGTCGATCTGGGATATCTGAAAAACTTGATGATTTCACTTGGCGTCCTTCCGGCGCGAACACCTTCAATAACTGCTGCTCTCCGGTTATATTCCGACATCGACCTGAACGACTCGGCCATTTCGAGGTTATTAACGTCTTACCCACATCTCTGACTTACTTTTACGCCATCTGACACCCACTGCTGCACTCTTATATAGCgggaatttcaaatttaaatttgtccGGATTTAAGTGGCGGACCTTGTATGttcgtttattttttgttattgcgTTAGGTAATTTTACAgttatattcattttctgTTTATTCGAATATTTATACGTACGTTCTGTTTGTTTGCTTTCCCTTTTGAGGGTCTTTTTGTGCCCATATATTCTTGCAAGTAGATATTAGTAACTCAGTTCCATTGATATAATTGCTGTAAAGAACACAGGCCCTATTGTTACGGGTTTCGTTTGGCATCGCGCGAATGCGTATATGCAGTTTGTAAATCCGACGAATCGAAAATGCCAAGAACTGTGCCTTGCGGTAGTAATGCGTCGACTCTGCCGGATCGGGTCAATCGTGAAGGGCGCGCGTTCCCGTCTCATCGGCGAGGTAGAAAACGTGGAGCGCTGCAATAGTCCCAACTCATCGTCGTTGCAAAAAGCTTCCGTTATAGAATATAGAGCGCAAGTAGAGGAGGGGGCAGGGGGGCGTATCGCGGAATGGCTTATTCGTCAGGTGACGGAGTACGCTTTTTCGAGGCAAACCGTGATATGCCGTCCTGTCTTTCCCGCGGCTGGGTATGCGATACGATGACCGGTTATTGGGATGTTCATGCATGTCGAGGGATCAAGCGTTGAGCGAAGGTGGCTTGAAGTGGAATTCGTGGTCGCGCGGCATGCGCCGCACATGAGTGGAAATCTAGTGTCTTTTTTCATGGAGGCGGTGGGTTGGGATCCTGCGTGCCATGCGGTGGGCTTTGTTGGTACGATTGTCGGGGCTTGCCGCGGAGCGTGTGGGGTCTCAGCTATGTCGTAGTTTTAGCGCGAGACCAGCTGTAGTTTTCGGTCGATACTATAAGTCCACATATTGTAACCGCTGGCCGGATGGCGATGCCAAGGCCCTctctttttatacaataaaaaaaaatgtacaggcaagttacaattatattcaaattacAGATTCTCGcacggagaaaaataatatagattcacatatatattaaaatagtatatttaattaaaataatatatttaatcaaaaataCTACTGCTAAACTAGTAATTTGTTTAGctgtaagaataaaataatttatattctattaaatatgttatgcTGTAacattcaataattttaataatttttataatagcaaaattatgttttttgtGCGTATTATTGAAAGTAgtaataaacgtataaaataatattatatgcagtGTAGATGTAATGACGTAAAAAAGTaacataaaagtaaaaattgtttgcatgtatttataaatgcaaaaaacttttaataaaacagtgGACTCCACATCACCCTTGAGGTTCCACTAATGGTGCGTTAGGTTGTTTAACGTGGACCTTCGCCTGGAGCCATATAacacataataataacaatgtaACAGTAACAACGTAACAATCACAATAGCTTATTTGAGCATGTGCTCAAAGTGGGCTCCTTCCATCTCCTCAGAAAGTAGAGTCCTGTTCAAGATTGCCTTACGTACCCGGCGCAAGATCTGTGGACTTATCATACTGCAATCGACTTAAATATGACTCTAGCATATCTGTTGGAGTCTTACATATGAtaactattatttttctccgtgCGAGAATCTgtaatttgaatataattttaacttgCCTGTATATCATGGGCTGCGTTCGAAAACACTACCCGAGTGCCCCagtgtatcattttatccttGTTGTTCAGCGAATAAACAACaaggataaaatgatacactGGGGCACTCGAGTGATGTTTTCGAACGCAGCCATGGTCGTGTAGCgagcgtattatttatttgattgttaTGCTACATTTAAGGCAGTTTTAACGCACGAGGAACTATTAAAACACTTCGGTTTAGGTGAAAACATATAAAGATGCagactttatttaatacagactagaactgattaattaatgcacaTGTGACTTATAGCGCGAGCAATTAGCTTCTCTTTGTTCTCTGATTCCTCCCAAGGCTCTCCATCTCGGTATTCGTGCTGCCCTCTCATTGGTCGGGCTAGTTCTGCCTTGTACTCCTTAGATGCCGCCACAGTCGACCCAAGCAACTGCCATCTATGTTCCGTTAGGTTACGCAGAGTTGCAGTCGGTAATCCATCTGCCATGGT
This genomic interval carries:
- the LOC113563584 gene encoding uncharacterized protein LOC113563584; its protein translation is MVEGDLYCLNAGSPTRFATPHSRATTVDITLSNSASFLAAHWETVDESWGSNHYPIRIEIAEAIRERLRFTGTRRVHTAKTDWERVRECFEARSGEREKVILDSSLDTQTKFATVLSLLRDCVQSHTPPPRRRGPGARTNTRANTWWDDECEKLLRLRRAAFLKYKQCSSFDNFISYKRANEIAKGTFRRKKRQSFLTSYESFNRTTNLRYVWQKVKTLNGSLNRKESTNSYSSASEVVVQRQIEDLYPPWCAPGPSVLCWILHRVNSYSLMRKLLRLSGRFQRSPLRDRTD